The proteins below are encoded in one region of Belonocnema kinseyi isolate 2016_QV_RU_SX_M_011 chromosome 3, B_treatae_v1, whole genome shotgun sequence:
- the LOC117169817 gene encoding uncharacterized mitochondrial protein AtMg00860-like, which produces MEPDVYAYLDDIVIVNEKCEFGGLTLLYLDFLVNQMGLQGDTDKVEHFFSYTAPRTIRQLKRFLDMASWYRRFTPDFATDAKPLNKLLRTNVPWEWGTEQESAFPKL; this is translated from the coding sequence ATGGAACCTGATGTCTATGCGTATCTCGATGATATAGTCATCGTTAATGAAAAGTGTGAATTCGGCGGATTGACTCTGCTTTATCTCGATTTCCTCGTTAATCAGATGGGTTTGCAGGGAGATACGGACAAAGTCGAGCACTTTTTCTCATACACAGCCCCAAGAACAATTAGGCAATTAAAACGGTTCTTGGACATGGCATCGTGGTACCGTCGTTTTACACCCGACTTTGCGACTGACGCGAAACCACTGAACAAACTGCTTAGAACGAACGTTCCATGGGAATGGGGCACCGAACAGGAAAGCGCGTTCCCTAAGCTGTAA